A genomic window from Salvelinus sp. IW2-2015 linkage group LG13, ASM291031v2, whole genome shotgun sequence includes:
- the cep135 gene encoding centrosomal protein of 135 kDa isoform X1, with translation MSTNAERKFINLRKRLDQLGYRQPLGIETLPLVEKLFSDLVHTTESLRNAKLNAGKTEKESRNLDALLEPYKTENARLVRENNELHLGLLKLREEKDRVSRELKAYIRKLDHETSDLKFLNNQYVHKVRSLEKDSKAKTERIQQLQEKNMQAVVQTPGGKKHSIPFRRQRMQIDELIPPSFGPTQPVAQPDDPYIADLLQVADDRIQELQQDITKLKLDLERAQGGIKHLHIQVEERDKEIERLSRALDGGRPYDVISLEAQTISNEKLIAHLNLQIEYLQETNRTLEQKVQGLQQRKHDASTEVADLSAKNQELCQELTHIDHLAKQLEKDKDLVLETADLELQEAKKEIQKQHRALEDLEDVITKLRRDHAEGDYEKDRLRNQLGELREQNEKMEGLMNFLEEEKRRLQDKLEKMTDADKELVLELESMRSKHGVCGKDRSPSRLDAFVRSLEEERDYYRQEAERYLRARGPGGMDHKPTRSSPGRGRSPRGRTGWHGRGDNVDLELSRTVKERDELQAVLLGFERHMEDIQTNVKALTAERDQLSLQCKKVQEDLRRVRTGSELSTEVLRLKEEREQADADLQRITSERDTLRERLKVAQTCALTDREEEERRILNLENTIKTLERERLDLRSQVSLLKEGRVAIEEELKARSTALVHTAEETAQQRAESSALRLLQEQMEQSLFDTQHRLSVKTNELHASHQQMEKLEEKIAELSRHGSTQRDGVTVLQKTVSALDREKDALQDDVDQKTESLALLQDELFRKVKTLEEVRLTVKDMENSLDQLKGALSSREREIASLRRQLDSAQEELSGVGRDREIALRENRRLQDDLATMTRENQAVHAEMEDALHEKDELKMRVHSYISEVARIENIMLAKEKENREMLERFRMAHGESEDRELKLQHAEGLNNSIRLELLSSDTERRHLRETVGHQEREIQEHMNALQAYEAQVSSLARGMSRLEEELQAARGEKTVLLSDLASVRELCVKLDSSKELSTRQLTSKSMELERVTGELEDVRSEAELLKKQLASERLTVRNLETLLSSNRQKEFHTHLSASERESELKVLRDRLALADSKTAGHAREVSLLRGKVSQLQTEMDVLKRQLTTERFERERAVQEMRRQGMSFSSLRSSSPLSRSLSPRPPSPERSILRTPEHSTDRSPEKIVSFKE, from the exons ATGAGTACCAATGCAGAGAGGAAGTTTATCAACCTTCGGAAACGTCTGGATCAACTTGGATACAGACAGCCTTTGGGAATCGAGACCCTGCCACTGGTGGAAAAATTGTTCAG TGATCTGGTCCACACCACTGAAAGTCTGCGCAATGCCAAGCTCAATGCAGGGAAGACTGAGAAAGAAAGCCGTAATCTAGATGCCCTCCTGGAGCCATACAAGACGGAGAATGCCCGGCTGGTCCGGGAGAACAACGAGCTGCACCTTGGACTCCTCAAACTAAGGGAGGAGAAAGACCGAGTAAGCAGAG AGCTCAAAGCCTACATCAGAAAGCTGGACCATGAGACATCAGACCTGAAGTTCCTAAACAACCAGTATGTGCACAAGGTCCGCTCCCTGGAGAAGGACAGCAAGGCCAAGACAGAGCGCATTCAGCAGCTGCAGGAGAAGAACATGCAGGCTGTGGTGCAGACACCAG GAGGGAAAAAGCACAGCATTCCTTTCAGACGTCAGCGGATGCAGATTGATGAGCTTATCCCGCCCTCCTTTGGCCCCACTCAACCTGTGGCGCAGCCTGATGACCCGTACATCGCAGATCTTCTGCAGGTGGCTGATGACAG GATCCAGGAGCTGCAGCAGGACATAACCAAACTGAAATTAGACCTTGAAAGAGCTCAGGGCGGTATCAAACACCTGCACATACAGGTTGAGGAGCGAGACAAAGAGATTGAGCGTCTTAGTCGAGCACTTGATGGAGGACGTCCTTATGATGTCATCTCCCTAGAGGCTCAGACCATCAGCAATGAGAAACTGATTGCCCACCTTAACCTGCAG ATCGAGTACCTGCAGGAGACTAACAGGACTCTGGAGCAGAAGGTTCAGGGGCTGCAGCAGAGGAAGCACGATGCATCCACCGAGGTGGCGGACCTCAGTGCCAAGAACCAGGAGTTGTGTCAGGAGCTCACCCACATAGACCACCTGGCCAAGCAGCTGGAGAAGGACAAGGACCTGGTGCTGGAGACTGCTGACCTGGAACTACAGGAAGCCAAG AAAGAAATCCAAAAGCAACACCGAGCCTTGGAGGACTTGGAAGATGTAATCACAAAGTTAAGAAGG GACCACGCTGAGGGAGACTACGAGAAGGACCGTCTGAGGAACCAGCTGGGGGAGCTCAGGGAGCAGAATGAGAAGATGGAGGGACTGATGAACTTcctggaggaagagaagaggaggcttCAGGACAAACTAGAGAAAATGACTGATGCTG ATAAAGAGCTGGTGCTTGAGCTGGAGAGCATGAGGTCTAAACACGGTGTGTGTGGGAAGGACCGCTCCCCATCTCGTCTGGATGCATTTGTCAGGAGCCTGGAGGAGGAGCGGGACTATTACCGACAGGAGGCTGAGCGCTACCTCAGGGCCAGGGGACCAGGCGGCATGGACCACAAACCCACCCGCAGCAGCCCAGGCAGGGGCAGGAGCCCCAGGGGGAGAACAGGCTGGCATGGCAGG GGGGACAATGTTGATTTGGAGCTCTCCCGgacagtgaaggagagagatgagctcCAGGCTGTACTGCTGGGTTTTGAGAGACACATGGAGGACATCCAAACCAACGTCAAGGCCCTTACTGCTGAGCGGGACCAGCTTAGTTTACAGTGCAAAAAG GTTCAGGAGGATCTGAGGCGGGTCCGTACAGGATCAGAGCTGTCCACAGAGGTCCTGAGgctaaaggaggagagggagcaggctGATGCTGACCTACAAAGGATCACCTCCGAGAGGGACACACTCCGAGAGAGACTAAAAGTTGCCCAGACCTGTGCTCTCACAGACCGAGAGGAAGAGGAGCGGAGGATCCTGAACCTGGAAAACACCATCAAGACT TTGGAGAGGGAACGTCTGGACCTGCGGTCTCAGGTGTCATTGCTGAAGGAGGGCAGGGTGGCTATAGAGGAGGAGCTGAAGGCTCGCTCCACTGCCCTGGTCCACACTGCAGAGGAGACGGCCCAGCAGAGAGCTGAGTCCAGCGCACTACG GCTGTTGCAGGAGCAGATGGAACAGTCTCTGtttgacacacaacacaggcTCTCTGTGAAGACCAACGAGCTCCATGCTTCCCACCAGCAGATGGAGAAACTGGAGGAGAAAATAG CTGAGCTGAGTCGCCATGGCTCCACCCAGAGAGACGGAGTTACTGTGCTCCAGAAGACTGTCTCTGCCCTGGACAGGGAGAAGGATGCTCTGCAGGATGACGTGGACCAGAAGACTGAGAGCCTGGCCTTGCTGCAGGACGAGCTGTTCAGGAAG GTGAAGACACTGGAGGAAGTTAGACTTACTGTTAAAGACATGGAGAACTCCCTAGA TCAGCTGAAGGGGGCACTGAGCAGCCGTGAGCGGGAGATAGCCAGTCTACGCAGACAACTTGACTCTGCCCAGGAGGAGCTGTCTGGAGTGGGGAGAGACCGAGAGATCGCCCTGCGAGAGAACCGGAGACTACAGGATGACCTAGCCACTATGACCAGGGAGAACCAG GCTGTGCATGCCGAGATGGAAGACGCCTTGCATGAGAAAGACGAGCTGAAGATGAGAGTTCACTCCTACATCTCAGAAGTGGCCAGAATAGAGAATATAATGCTTGCAAAG GAGAAGGAGAACAGGGAGATGCTGGAGCGGTTCCGGATGGCCCATGGGGAGTCAGAGGACCGGGAGCTGAAGCTGCAGCACGCTGAGGGCCTCAACAACTCCATCCGCCTGGAGCTGCTCtcctcagacacagagagacgacaCCTCAGAGAGACTGTGGGACATCAGGAGAGAGAGATCCAGGAG CACATGAATGCCCTGCAGGCGTACGAGGCCCAGGTGTCGTCCCTGGCCCGGGGCATGTCCCGGCTGGAGGAGGAACTGCAGGCGGCCCGGGGGGAGAAGACTGTCCTGCTGTCTGACCTGGCCTCTGTCAGGGAGCTCTGTGTTAAACTGGACTCAAGCAAAGAGCTTAGCACCCGCCAGCTCACCTCCAAGAGCATGGAGCTGGAGAGG GTGACAGGAGAGCTGGAGGACGTGCGCTCGGAGGCAGAGCTGCTGAAGAAACAGCTGGCCAGTGAGAGGCTGACTGTCCGTAACCTAGAGACACTTCTCTCCTCCAATCGGCAGAAGGAGTTCCACACGCATTTGAGCGCCAGCGAGAGGGAGTCGGAGCTGAAGGTTCTGCGGGACAGACTCGCCCTCGCTGACAGCAAAAC GGCAGGGCATGCCAGGGAGGTTTCACTACTCCGAGGGAAAGTCTCTCAGCTGCAGACAGAGATGGACGTGCTGAAGAGACAGCTGACCACTGAGCGCTTTGAGCG TGAGAGGGCTGTGCAGGAGATGCGCAGGCAAGGTATGTCTTTCTCCTCACTGCGGAGCTCCTCCCCCCTGAGCAGATCTCTGAGTCCACGTCCCCCCTCCCCGGAACGTTCCATCCTGCGAACTCCAGAGCACTCCACCGACCGGTCACCAGAGAA AATTGTGAGCTTTAAGGAGTag
- the cep135 gene encoding centrosomal protein of 135 kDa isoform X2: MSTNAERKFINLRKRLDQLGYRQPLGIETLPLVEKLFSDLVHTTESLRNAKLNAGKTEKESRNLDALLEPYKTENARLVRENNELHLGLLKLREEKDRVSRELKAYIRKLDHETSDLKFLNNQYVHKVRSLEKDSKAKTERIQQLQEKNMQAVVQTPGGKKHSIPFRRQRMQIDELIPPSFGPTQPVAQPDDPYIADLLQVADDRIQELQQDITKLKLDLERAQGGIKHLHIQVEERDKEIERLSRALDGGRPYDVISLEAQTISNEKLIAHLNLQIEYLQETNRTLEQKVQGLQQRKHDASTEVADLSAKNQELCQELTHIDHLAKQLEKDKDLVLETADLELQEAKKEIQKQHRALEDLEDVITKLRRDHAEGDYEKDRLRNQLGELREQNEKMEGLMNFLEEEKRRLQDKLEKMTDADKELVLELESMRSKHGVCGKDRSPSRLDAFVRSLEEERDYYRQEAERYLRARGPGGMDHKPTRSSPGRGRSPRGRTGWHGRGDNVDLELSRTVKERDELQAVLLGFERHMEDIQTNVKALTAERDQLSLQCKKVQEDLRRVRTGSELSTEVLRLKEEREQADADLQRITSERDTLRERLKVAQTCALTDREEEERRILNLENTIKTLERERLDLRSQVSLLKEGRVAIEEELKARSTALVHTAEETAQQRAESSALRLLQEQMEQSLFDTQHRLSVKTNELHASHQQMEKLEEKIAELSRHGSTQRDGVTVLQKTVSALDREKDALQDDVDQKTESLALLQDELFRKVKTLEEVRLTVKDMENSLDQLKGALSSREREIASLRRQLDSAQEELSGVGRDREIALRENRRLQDDLATMTRENQAVHAEMEDALHEKDELKMRVHSYISEVARIENIMLAKEKENREMLERFRMAHGESEDRELKLQHAEGLNNSIRLELLSSDTERRHLRETVGHQEREIQEHMNALQAYEAQVSSLARGMSRLEEELQAARGEKTVLLSDLASVRELCVKLDSSKELSTRQLTSKSMELERVTGELEDVRSEAELLKKQLASERLTVRNLETLLSSNRQKEFHTHLSASERESELKVLRDRLALADSKTAGHAREVSLLRGKVSQLQTEMDVLKRQLTTERFERERAVQEMRRQGMSFSSLRSSSPLSRSLSPRPPSPERSILRTPEHSTDRSPEK; the protein is encoded by the exons ATGAGTACCAATGCAGAGAGGAAGTTTATCAACCTTCGGAAACGTCTGGATCAACTTGGATACAGACAGCCTTTGGGAATCGAGACCCTGCCACTGGTGGAAAAATTGTTCAG TGATCTGGTCCACACCACTGAAAGTCTGCGCAATGCCAAGCTCAATGCAGGGAAGACTGAGAAAGAAAGCCGTAATCTAGATGCCCTCCTGGAGCCATACAAGACGGAGAATGCCCGGCTGGTCCGGGAGAACAACGAGCTGCACCTTGGACTCCTCAAACTAAGGGAGGAGAAAGACCGAGTAAGCAGAG AGCTCAAAGCCTACATCAGAAAGCTGGACCATGAGACATCAGACCTGAAGTTCCTAAACAACCAGTATGTGCACAAGGTCCGCTCCCTGGAGAAGGACAGCAAGGCCAAGACAGAGCGCATTCAGCAGCTGCAGGAGAAGAACATGCAGGCTGTGGTGCAGACACCAG GAGGGAAAAAGCACAGCATTCCTTTCAGACGTCAGCGGATGCAGATTGATGAGCTTATCCCGCCCTCCTTTGGCCCCACTCAACCTGTGGCGCAGCCTGATGACCCGTACATCGCAGATCTTCTGCAGGTGGCTGATGACAG GATCCAGGAGCTGCAGCAGGACATAACCAAACTGAAATTAGACCTTGAAAGAGCTCAGGGCGGTATCAAACACCTGCACATACAGGTTGAGGAGCGAGACAAAGAGATTGAGCGTCTTAGTCGAGCACTTGATGGAGGACGTCCTTATGATGTCATCTCCCTAGAGGCTCAGACCATCAGCAATGAGAAACTGATTGCCCACCTTAACCTGCAG ATCGAGTACCTGCAGGAGACTAACAGGACTCTGGAGCAGAAGGTTCAGGGGCTGCAGCAGAGGAAGCACGATGCATCCACCGAGGTGGCGGACCTCAGTGCCAAGAACCAGGAGTTGTGTCAGGAGCTCACCCACATAGACCACCTGGCCAAGCAGCTGGAGAAGGACAAGGACCTGGTGCTGGAGACTGCTGACCTGGAACTACAGGAAGCCAAG AAAGAAATCCAAAAGCAACACCGAGCCTTGGAGGACTTGGAAGATGTAATCACAAAGTTAAGAAGG GACCACGCTGAGGGAGACTACGAGAAGGACCGTCTGAGGAACCAGCTGGGGGAGCTCAGGGAGCAGAATGAGAAGATGGAGGGACTGATGAACTTcctggaggaagagaagaggaggcttCAGGACAAACTAGAGAAAATGACTGATGCTG ATAAAGAGCTGGTGCTTGAGCTGGAGAGCATGAGGTCTAAACACGGTGTGTGTGGGAAGGACCGCTCCCCATCTCGTCTGGATGCATTTGTCAGGAGCCTGGAGGAGGAGCGGGACTATTACCGACAGGAGGCTGAGCGCTACCTCAGGGCCAGGGGACCAGGCGGCATGGACCACAAACCCACCCGCAGCAGCCCAGGCAGGGGCAGGAGCCCCAGGGGGAGAACAGGCTGGCATGGCAGG GGGGACAATGTTGATTTGGAGCTCTCCCGgacagtgaaggagagagatgagctcCAGGCTGTACTGCTGGGTTTTGAGAGACACATGGAGGACATCCAAACCAACGTCAAGGCCCTTACTGCTGAGCGGGACCAGCTTAGTTTACAGTGCAAAAAG GTTCAGGAGGATCTGAGGCGGGTCCGTACAGGATCAGAGCTGTCCACAGAGGTCCTGAGgctaaaggaggagagggagcaggctGATGCTGACCTACAAAGGATCACCTCCGAGAGGGACACACTCCGAGAGAGACTAAAAGTTGCCCAGACCTGTGCTCTCACAGACCGAGAGGAAGAGGAGCGGAGGATCCTGAACCTGGAAAACACCATCAAGACT TTGGAGAGGGAACGTCTGGACCTGCGGTCTCAGGTGTCATTGCTGAAGGAGGGCAGGGTGGCTATAGAGGAGGAGCTGAAGGCTCGCTCCACTGCCCTGGTCCACACTGCAGAGGAGACGGCCCAGCAGAGAGCTGAGTCCAGCGCACTACG GCTGTTGCAGGAGCAGATGGAACAGTCTCTGtttgacacacaacacaggcTCTCTGTGAAGACCAACGAGCTCCATGCTTCCCACCAGCAGATGGAGAAACTGGAGGAGAAAATAG CTGAGCTGAGTCGCCATGGCTCCACCCAGAGAGACGGAGTTACTGTGCTCCAGAAGACTGTCTCTGCCCTGGACAGGGAGAAGGATGCTCTGCAGGATGACGTGGACCAGAAGACTGAGAGCCTGGCCTTGCTGCAGGACGAGCTGTTCAGGAAG GTGAAGACACTGGAGGAAGTTAGACTTACTGTTAAAGACATGGAGAACTCCCTAGA TCAGCTGAAGGGGGCACTGAGCAGCCGTGAGCGGGAGATAGCCAGTCTACGCAGACAACTTGACTCTGCCCAGGAGGAGCTGTCTGGAGTGGGGAGAGACCGAGAGATCGCCCTGCGAGAGAACCGGAGACTACAGGATGACCTAGCCACTATGACCAGGGAGAACCAG GCTGTGCATGCCGAGATGGAAGACGCCTTGCATGAGAAAGACGAGCTGAAGATGAGAGTTCACTCCTACATCTCAGAAGTGGCCAGAATAGAGAATATAATGCTTGCAAAG GAGAAGGAGAACAGGGAGATGCTGGAGCGGTTCCGGATGGCCCATGGGGAGTCAGAGGACCGGGAGCTGAAGCTGCAGCACGCTGAGGGCCTCAACAACTCCATCCGCCTGGAGCTGCTCtcctcagacacagagagacgacaCCTCAGAGAGACTGTGGGACATCAGGAGAGAGAGATCCAGGAG CACATGAATGCCCTGCAGGCGTACGAGGCCCAGGTGTCGTCCCTGGCCCGGGGCATGTCCCGGCTGGAGGAGGAACTGCAGGCGGCCCGGGGGGAGAAGACTGTCCTGCTGTCTGACCTGGCCTCTGTCAGGGAGCTCTGTGTTAAACTGGACTCAAGCAAAGAGCTTAGCACCCGCCAGCTCACCTCCAAGAGCATGGAGCTGGAGAGG GTGACAGGAGAGCTGGAGGACGTGCGCTCGGAGGCAGAGCTGCTGAAGAAACAGCTGGCCAGTGAGAGGCTGACTGTCCGTAACCTAGAGACACTTCTCTCCTCCAATCGGCAGAAGGAGTTCCACACGCATTTGAGCGCCAGCGAGAGGGAGTCGGAGCTGAAGGTTCTGCGGGACAGACTCGCCCTCGCTGACAGCAAAAC GGCAGGGCATGCCAGGGAGGTTTCACTACTCCGAGGGAAAGTCTCTCAGCTGCAGACAGAGATGGACGTGCTGAAGAGACAGCTGACCACTGAGCGCTTTGAGCG TGAGAGGGCTGTGCAGGAGATGCGCAGGCAAGGTATGTCTTTCTCCTCACTGCGGAGCTCCTCCCCCCTGAGCAGATCTCTGAGTCCACGTCCCCCCTCCCCGGAACGTTCCATCCTGCGAACTCCAGAGCACTCCACCGACCGGTCACCAGAGAAGTGA